In Drosophila gunungcola strain Sukarami chromosome X unlocalized genomic scaffold, Dgunungcola_SK_2 000056F, whole genome shotgun sequence, the following are encoded in one genomic region:
- the LOC128261146 gene encoding uncharacterized protein LOC128261146 has protein sequence MSHSVTITRTTTSTTNTSYIVLNTGYLKTFPGILKLFQLIIGAAIVGILAYNYQDYRSYYSRGQQDLFQYLMAVTFMIGTFCLLLACLTSLSTGGIIAKTIYELIYHSVAAILILVSSTFLLIRLRDVKHDAYMVAGVLGLVNAVLYFISAFLAHRSYRGI, from the exons ATGTCGCACTCAGTGACCATTACccgcaccaccaccagcaccaccaacaCCTCCTACATTGTCCTGAACACGGGCTATCTGAAGACCTTCCCCGGAATTCTCAAGCTCTTCCAGCTG ATCATTGGTGCCGCCATTGTGGGTATTCTGGCATATAACTATCAGGATTACCGCAGCTATTACAGCCGGGGCCAGCAGGATCTGTTCCAGTATCTCATGGCCGTGACCTTTATGATAGGAACGTTTTGCTTACTCCTTGCCTGCCTCACGTCGCTGAGTACGGGTGGCATTATTGCCAAGACGATCTAT GAGCTGATTTACCACAGCGTTGCCGCCATCCTGATCCTCGTTTCGTCCACCTTCCTGCTGATCCGGTTGCGTGACGTGAAGCACGACGCCTATATGGTGGCCGGCGTTTTGGGATTGGTCAATGCGGTGCTGTACTTCATCAGCGCCTTCTTGGCCCATCGGTCCTACCGCGGCATTTAA
- the LOC128261145 gene encoding peptidoglycan-recognition protein SA, translating into MFPARIGSLFLVVTMVAAILVIVAAGKARHRADNCPTIKLKRQWGGKPSLGLHYQIRPIRYVVIHHTVTGECSGLIECADILQNMQTYHQKELNYNDISYNFLIGSDGIVYEGTGWGLRGAHTYGYNGNGTGIAFIGNFVDKLPTDAALQAAKSLLACGVRQGELSEDYALIAGSQVISTQSPGLTLYNEIQEWPHWLSNP; encoded by the exons ATGTTTCCCGCTCGCATTGGATCGCTGTTTTTGGTGGTGACGATGGTGGCGGCGATTCTAGTGATAGTGGCCGCCGGAAAGGCGCGTCATCGGGCGGACAACTGTCCGACCATCAAGCTGAAGCGCCAATGGGGCGGTAAGCCATCGCTGGGCCTCCATTACCAAATCCGTCCCATCCGCTACGTGGTCATCCATCACACGGTCACCGGCGAGTGCAGCGGTTTGATAGAGTGTGCCGATATTCTTCAGAACATGCAGACTTATCATCAAAAGGAGTTGAACTACAATGATATCAGTTACAA CTTTCTGATCGGCAGTGATGGCATTGTTTACGAGGGCACTGGCTGGGGATTGCGAGGAGCCCACACCTATGGCTACAACGGCAATGGCACGGGCATAGCCTTCATCGGGAACTTCGTGG ATAAACTTCCAACGGATGCGGCTCTGCAGGCGGCCAAAAGTCTTCTGGCCTGCGGGGTGCGACAGGGGGAGTTGAGCGAAGATTACGCCCTGATCGCCGGTTCCCAGGTGATCAGCACCCAGAGTCCAGGACTGACGCTTTATAACGAGATCCAGGAGTGGCCGCACTGGCTTTCAAATCCCTGA
- the LOC128261141 gene encoding putative ATP-dependent RNA helicase BoYb, which yields MEDFKKIWQRNCSSSSSNAKDVIRPLVEDNCSEFVLAHARRELRPARQFTEVCLLPHILERMRKLGLDKLLRLQSYTWPHLAGGAEQGAMIVGASGSGRTLAYMPPVCHAVFKAITESMSQLKDLEPGAWPQGQLGPIALILVPDLGRVRQVSDLCHALLPRAFNEECFTLTLNVPSTKSSEFFLRLLNGVGCLVTTPTQLVWLWQEAPCLRRFSDLQFLVYDDVDLMSADQLEGVQKVLRKIMPLTHSPQVVMVSQSYSSTLMAKLRALNGNPALVIGDIMEAALYGGTRMNVSLVRSSAKVNAVVQLLRQRPPHEYRTVIHCVDDWHMQRLEKALRDQAYNCQPYYQNSNLPALQQVPNSRGVILLCTDNCKELSIRDAHTLIHYSMSDSWSKFKMRHLMLSGNLSNSLAAKANPVKVPLHSLVLLDENNHQELPLLVDFVQLHQEVDPGVVAVAKRIRQEMDKAKSDQQALCSQILVLGKCYDPVCQDRHNVSHLDRRPDHIPASGDVKVQLVKVYSPTHFCVRLLEHMPLQGSWQTLPHPEVQEIRMLHKLEMASTHYWPPVVGAICIYQSTIAKERVRVLAVATIQNVNIVQSDLPVKVQAVDVDTRIFSTTCGLLFQCPESVQREPPLASDLRLLGLVPYTGERSWTEEDGRNVKLMLTQLPKDYFLQSKIQFATAGTLYVRDLVAIVYEDQLDVHLPRLNLAEELVKTTLAKRCEKAANMILNFFGEVFIEKDIGEKEEKDVLEQKLLETKPTIEDASNNQTAKPSVKTKEGAGPKSKKEPIAVLNECFVNCALLQKGDPTSSSRQDSTQAGIDPVNQAQTQSPIPHMVVRPLIYHQNTTTWEFDLYVIGGDYDFGYLNEDSDESEDEDSDESEDEEQNLDDIDR from the coding sequence ATGGAGGACTTCAAGAAGATCTGGCAGAGAAACTGCTCCAGCTCAAGCAGCAATGCGAAGGATGTCATCCGCCCGCTGGTGGAAGACAACTGCTCCGAATTTGTGTTGGCCCATGCCAGACGCGAGCTGCGTCCAGCTCGCCAATTCACAGAGGTCTGCCTGCTGCCGCACATCCTGGAGCGCATGAGGAAACTGGGCTTGGACAAACTGCTCCGCCTGCAGAGCTACACATGGCCACATTTGGCCGGAGGAGCCGAACAAGGCGCCATGATTGTGGGTGCTTCGGGCAGTGGTCGCACCCTTGCGTACATGCCACCCGTTTGCCATGCGGTTTTCAAGGCCATCACGGAAAGCATGAGCCAGCTGAAGGATCTGGAGCCGGGAGCCTGGCCGCAGGGGCAGCTTGGCCCCATAGCCCTGATTCTGGTGCCCGATCTGGGTCGCGTCCGCCAAGTGAGCGACCTGTGCCACGCCCTGCTGCCCAGGGCATTTAACGAGGAGTGCTTCACCCTAACCCTCAACGTTCCCTCGACCAAGAGTTCGGAGTTCTTTCTGCGGCTCCTGAATGGAGTGGGTTGCCTGGTGACCACCCCTACCCAGCTGGTCTGGTTATGGCAGGAGGCTCCTTGTCTGAGGCGCTTTTCCGACCTTCAGTTCCTGGTCTACGATGATGTGGATCTGATGTCCGCGGATCAGCTGGAGGGCGTGCAGAAGGTGCTGCGGAAGATCATGCCCCTAACACACTCGCCCCAGGTGGTGATGGTGTCCCAGTCATATAGCTCCACGCTAATGGCCAAACTAAGAGCACTCAATGGCAACCCTGCTCTGGTCATCGGCGACATAATGGAGGCAGCTCTGTACGGTGGAACACGCATGAATGTTTCTCTGGTTCGCTCATCAGCCAAAGTCAATGCAGTGGTCCAGTTGCTGCGCCAACGTCCTCCCCACGAATACCGCACGGTGATTCACTGCGTCGATGATTGGCATATGCAGCGCCTAGAGAAGGCTCTGAGGGATCAGGCCTACAACTGCCAGCCCTACTACCAGAACTCAAACCTGCCTGCTCTCCAGCAGGTGCCGAATAGTCGCGGCGTTATTTTACTATGCACAGACAACTGCAAGGAGCTGAGCATCCGAGATGCGCACACCCTGATCCACTACAGCATGAGCGACTCGTGGAGCAAGTTCAAAATGAGACACCTCATGCTGTCCGGCAATCTAAGCAACAGTCTGGCAGCCAAAGCCAACCCAGTGAAGGTGCCATTGCATTCTCTGGTGCTCCTTGACGAAAACAACCACCAGGAACTTCCGCTTCTTGTGGACTTTGTGCAGCTGCACCAGGAGGTGGATCCCGGCGTAGTGGCGGTGGCCAAGCGTATACGCCAGGAGATGGACAAAGCCAAGAGCGACCAGCAAGCTCTGTGCAGCCAGATTCTAGTGCTGGGCAAGTGCTACGATCCAGTCTGCCAGGATCGTCATAACGTAAGTCATTTGGACAGACGTCCTGACCACATACCTGCATCCGGAGATGTCAAGGTGCAGTTGGTTAAGGTTTACTCGCCGACGCACTTTTGCGTTCGCCTACTGGAGCACATGCCGCTGCAAGGCAGCTGGCAGACGCTGCCCCATCCGGAAGTGCAGGAGATTCGCATGCTGCACAAGCTGGAAATGGCATCGACTCACTACTGGCCACCGGTGGTCGGAGCCATCTGTATATACCAAAGCACGATCGCTAAGGAGCGGGTTCGCGTGCTGGCAGTGGCGACCATACAGAACGTCAATATAGTCCAATCCGATTTGCCGGTGAAAGTCCAGGCCGTGGACGTGGACACGCGCATCTTCTCCACCACCTGCGGACTTCTGTTCCAGTGTCCGGAGTCAGTACAGCGGGAGCCACCGTTGGCCAGCGATCTGCGATTGCTCGGGTTGGTGCCGTACACCGGGGAACGCAGCTGGACTGAAGAGGATGGCCGCAATGTCAAGTTAATGCTGACCCAATTGCCCAAGGACTACTTTCTTCAGTCCAAAATTCAGTTCGCCACCGCAGGCACACTGTACGTCCGGGATCTGGTGGCCATCGTGTATGAGGACCAACTCGATGTGCATCTGCCGCGTCTGAATCTTGCCGAGGAACTTGTCAAGACCACTTTGGCAAAAAGATGTGAGAAAGCGGCCAACATGATCCTGAACTTTTTCGGGGAGGTGTTCATAGAAAAAGATATAGGAGAGAAGGAGGAGAAGGATGTTCTGGAGCAGAAGTTGCTGGAAACTAAACCTACGATTGAAGACGCATCAAATAACCAGACGGCCAAACCATCCGTCAAAACTAAAGAAGGTGCCGGGCCGAAATCAAAAAAAGAACCAATTGCCGTGCTGAACGAGTGTTTTGTAAACTGCGCCCTCTTACAGAAGGGAGATCCTACCTCATCGTCCAGACAGGACTCCACTCAAGCGGGCATCGATCCAGTTAACCAAGCTCAGACACAATCCCCAATACCGCACATGGTGGTACGACCGTTGATCTACCATCAGAACACCACTACCTGGGAATTTGACTTGTACGTAATAGGAGGTGATTACGATTTCGGTTATTTGAACGAAGACAGCGATGAAAGTGAAGACGAAGACAGCGATGAAAGTGAAGACGAAGAGCAGAATCTGGACGACATTGATCGTTAA
- the LOC128261164 gene encoding DNA-directed RNA polymerase II subunit RPB1, translated as MSTTTDSKAPLRQVKRVQFGILSPDEIRRMSVTEGGVQFAETMEGGRPKLGGLMDPRQGVIDRTSRCQTCAGNMTECPGHFGHIDLAKPVFHIGFITKTIKILRCVCFYCSKMLVSPHNPKIKEIVMKSKGQPRKRLAYVYDLCKGKTICEGGEDMDLTKENQQPDPNKKPGHGGCGHYQPSIRRTGLDLTAEWKHPNEDSQEKKIVVSAERVWEILKHITDEECFILGMDPKYARPDWMIVTVLPVPPLAVRPAVVMFGAAKNQDDLTHKLSDIIKANNELRKNEASGAAAHVIQENIKMLQFHVATLVDNDMPGMPRAMQKSGKPLKAIKARLKGKEGRIRGNLMGKRVDFSARTVITPDPNLRIDQVGVPRSIAQNLTFPELVTPFNIDRMQELVRRGNSQYPGAKYIVRDNGERIDLRFHPKSSDLHLQCGYKVERHLRDDDLVIFNRQPTLHKMSMMGHRVKVLPWSTFRMNLSCTSPYNADFDGDEMNLHVPQSMETRAEVENIHITPRQIITPQANKPVMGIVQDTLTAVRKMTKRDVFITREQVMNLLMFLPTWDGKMPQPCILKPRPLWTGKQIFSLIIPGNVNMIRTHSTHPDEEDDGPYKWISPGDTKVMVEHGELIMGILCKKTLGTSAGSLLHICFLELGHDIAGRFYGNIQTVINNWLLLEGHSIGIGDTIADPQTYNEIQQAIKKAKDDVINVIQKAHNMELEPTPGNTLRQTFENKVNRILNDARDKTGGSAKKSLTEYNNLKAMVVSGSKGSNINISQVIACVGQQNVEGKRIPYGFRKRTLPHFIKDDYGPESRGFVENSYLAGLTPSEFYFHAMGGREGLIDTAVKTAETGYIQRRLIKAMESVMVNYDGTVRNSVGQLIQLRYGEDGLCGELVEFQNMPTVKLSNKAFEKRFKFDWSNERYMRKVFTDDVIKEMTDSSEAIQELESEWDRLVGDRESLRQIFPNGDSKVVLPCNLQRMIWNVQKIFHINKRLPTDLSPMRVIKGVKGLLERCVIVTGNDRISKQANENATLLFQCLIRSTLCTKYVSEEFRLSTEAFEWLIGEIETRFQQAQANPGEMVGALAAQSLGEPATQMTLNTFHFAGVSSKNVTLGVPRLKEIINISKKPKAPSLTVFLTGGAARDAEKAKNVLCRLEHTTLRKVTANTAIYYDPDPQRTVISEDQEFVNVYYEMPDFDPTRISPWLLRIELDRKRMTDKKLTMEQIAEKINVGFGEDLNCIFNDDNADKLVLRIRIMNNEENKFQDEDEAVDKMEDDMFLRCIEANMLSDMTLQGIEAIGKVYMHLPQTDSKKRIVITETGEFKAIGEWLLETDGTSMMKVLSERDVDPIRTSSNDICEIFQVLGIEAVRKSVEKEMNAVLQFYGLYVNYRHLALLCDVMTAKGHLMAITRHGINRQDTGALMRCSFEETVDVLMDAAAHAETDPMRGVSENIIMGQLPKMGTGCFDLLLDAEKCRFGIEIPNTLGSSMLGGAAMFIGGGSTPSMTPPMTPWVNCNTPRYFSPPGHVSAMTPGGPSFSPSAASDASGMSPSWSPAHPGSSPSSPGPSMSPYFPTSPSVSPSYSPTSPNYTASSPGGASPNYSPSSPNYSPTSPLYAAASPRYASTTPNFNPQSTGYSPSSSGYSPTSPVYSPTSHFQSSPSFAGSGSNMYSPGNAYSPSSSNYSPNSPSYSPTSPSYSPSSPSYSPTSPCYSPTSPSYSPTSPNYTPVTPSYSPTSPNYSASPHYSPASPAYSQTGVKYSPTSPTYSPPSPSYDGSPGSPQYTPGSPQYSPASPKYSPTSPLYSPSSPQHSPSNQYSPTGSTYSATSPRYSPNMSIYSPSSTKYSPTSPTYTPTARNYSPTSPMYSPTAPSHYSPTSPAYSPSSPTFEESDD; from the exons CGCCGCATGTCCGTCACCGAGGGCGGCGTCCAGTTCGCCGAGACGATGGAGGGTGGTCGACCCAAACTGGGCGGTCTGATGGATCCGCGCCAGGGCGTCATCGACAGGACGTCGCGCTGCCAGACGTGCGCCGGCAACATGACCGAATGCCCCGGCCACTTTGGACACATCGACCTGGCCAAACCGGTGTTCCACATCGGCTTCATCACCAAGACGATTAAGATCCTGCGCTGCGTGTGCTTCTACTGCTCCAAGATGCTGGTCTCGCCGCACAATCCCAAGATCAAGGAGATCGTAATGAAGTCCAAGGGACAGCCGCGAAAGCGTCTGGCCTATGTGTACGATCTGTGCAAGGGCAAGACGATTTGCGAGGGCGGCGAGGACATGGACCTGACCAAGGAGAACCAGCAGCCGGATCCGAACAAGAAGCCCGGTCACGGCGGTTGCGGTCACTACCAGCCGTCGATCCGGCGGACGGGACTGGATCTCACCGCCGAGTGGAAGCATCCCAACGAGGATTCTCAGGAGAAGAAGATCGTGGTGTCGGCGGAGCGTGTCTGGGAGATCCTCAAGCACATCACCGACGAGGAGTGCTTCATCCTGGGCATGGATCCCAAGTACGCTCGTCCCGATTGGATGATCGTCACCGTCCTGCCCGTTCCACCTTTGGCCGTGCGTCCGGCGGTCGTGATGTTCGGTGCGGCCAAGAATCAGGACGATTTGACCCACAAGCTGTCCGACATCATCAAGGCGAACAACGAGCTTCGCAAGAACGAGGCCAGTGGAGCGGCGGCGCACGTGATCCAGGAGAACATCAAGATGCTCCAGTTCCACGTGGCCACGCTGGTGGACAATGACATGCCCGGAATGCCCAGGGCCATGCAGAAGTCGGGAAAACCTCTCAAAGCCATCAAGGCGCGTCTCAAGGGCAAGGAAGGCAGGATTCGTGGCAACTTGATGGGCAAGCGTGTGGATTTCTCCGCCCGTACTGTCATCACCCCGGATCCAAATCTGCGTATCGATCAGGTCGGTGTGCCGCGTTCCATTGCCCAGAATCTGACCTTCCCCGAGCTGGTCACTCCCTTCAACATCGATCGCATGCAGGAGCTGGTGCGGAGGGGCAACTCCCAGTATCCGGGAGCCAAGTACATTGTGCGCGACAATGGCGAGCGTATCGATCTTCGCTTCCATCCGAAATCCTCTGACCTCCATCTGCAGTGCGGCTACAAGGTGGAGCGGCATTTGCGCGACGACGATCTGGTGATCTTCAACCGACAGCCGACGCTCCACAAGATGAGTATGATGGGGCACAGGGTGAAGGTGCTGCCCTGGTCGACGTTCCGCATGAACCTCTCCTGCACATCGCCCTACAATGCCGATTTCGACGGCGACGAGATGAATCTGCACGTGCCGCAGTCCATGGAGACGCGCGCCGAGGTGGAGAACATCCACATCACGCCAAGGCAGATCATCACGCCGCAGGCGAACAAACCCGTCATGGGCATCGTGCAGGACACACTGACGGCGGTGCGCAAGATGACCAAGCGCGATGTGTTCATCACGCGCGAGCAGGTGATGAATCTGCTCATGTTCCTGCCCACGTGGGACGGCAAAATGCCGCAGCCGTGCATCCTCAAGCCGCGTCCCCTGTGGACGGGCAAGCAGATCTTCTCTCTGATCATCCCCGGCAACGTGAACATGATACGTACGCACTCCACGCATCCGGACGAGGAGGACGACGGACCCTACAAGTGGATCTCGCCCGGCGACACCAAGGTAATGGTGGAGCACGGCGAGCTCATCATGGGCATTCTCTGCAAGAAGACGCTGGGTACATCGGCCGGTTCGCTGCTGCATATCTGTTTCCTGGAACTCGGTCACGATATCGCCGGTCGGTTCTACGGCAACATTCAGACCGTGATCAACAATTGGCTGCTGCTCGAGGGCCACAGCATCGGTATTGGTGACACCATTGCCGATCCGCAGACCTACAACGAGATCCAGCAGGCCATCAAGAAGGCCAAGGACGACGTGATAAACGTTATCCAGAAGGCCCACAACATGGAGCTCGAGCCCACGCCGGGCAACACTCTGCGTCAGACGTTCGAGAACAAGGTGAACCGTATCCTGAACGATGCTCGTGACAAGACTGGTGGCTCGGCCAAGAAGTCCCTCACAGAGTACAACAATCTGAAGGCCATGGTGGTGTCCGGTTCCAAGGGTTCCAACATTAACATCTCACAG GTTATTGCTTGTGTGGGCCAGCAGAACGTGGAGGGTAAGCGAATCCCCTACGGATTCCGCAAGCGCACGCTGCCCCACTTCATCAAGGACGATTACGGTCCCGAGTCGCGTGGCTTCGTGGAGAACTCGTATCTGGCCGGCCTGACGCCCTCCGAGTTCTATTTCCACGCCATGGGCGGTCGTGAGGGTCTGATTGATACCGCTGTGAAGACAGCCGAAACCGGTTACATCCAGCGTCGTCTCATCAAGGCTATGGAGTCGGTGATGGTCAACTACGACGGAACGGTGCGTAACTCGGTGGGCCAGCTCATCCAGCTTCGTTACGGCGAGGACGGCCTGTGCGGCGAGCTGGTGGAGTTCCAGAACATGCCCACGGTGAAGTTGTCGAACAAGGCGTTCGAGAAGCGCTTCAAGTTCGACTGGAGCAACGAGCGGTACATGAGGAAGGTGTTCACGGACGATGTGATCAAGGAGATGACCGACAGCAGCGAAGCCATCCAGGAGCTGGAGTCGGAGTGGGATCGCCTGGTCGGCGATCGTGAAAGCCTGCGGCAAATCTTCCCCAACGGCGACTCCAAGGTGGTGCTGCCCTGCAACCTGCAGCGCATGATCTGGAACGTCCAGAAGATCTTCCACATCAACAAGCGCCTGCCCACGGATCTCTCGCCCATGCGGGTGATCAAGGGCGTCAAGGGATTGCTCGAACGGTGTGTCATTGTGACGGGCAACGATCGGATATCGAAGCAGGCCAACGAGAACGCCACGCTGCTGTTTCAGTGCCTGATCCGCTCAACGCTGTGTACGAAATACGTCTCGGAGGAGTTCCGTCTGTCCACCGAGGCCTTTGAGTGGTTGATCGGAGAAATCGAGACGCGTTTCCAGCAGGCCCAGGCCAATCCGGGCGAGATGGTGGGTGCCTTGGCTGCCCAGAGTTTGGGTGAGCCCGCCACCCAGATGACACTGAACACCTTCCATTTCGCTGGTGTGTCCTCGAAGAACGTGACACTGGGTGTGCCGCGTCTCAAGGAGATCATCAATATATCCAAGAAGCCCAAGGCTCCGTCGCTAACCGTGTTCCTCACTGGCGGAGCCGCCCGCGATGCGGAGAAGGCTAAGAATGTGCTGTGCCGGCTGGAGCATACCACGCTGCGCAAGGTCACGGCCAATACGGCTATTTACTACGATCCGGATCCGCAGAGAACGGTGATATCCGAGGATCAGGAGTTCGTCAATGTCTACTACGAAATGCCCGACTTTGATCCCACCCGCATCTCGCCCTGGCTGCTCCGTATCGAGCTGGATCGCAAGCGGATGACGGACAAGAAGCTGACCATGGAGCAGATTGCTGAGAAGATCAACGTGGGCTTCGGCGAGGACCTCAATTGCATCTTCAACGACGACAATGCCGATAAGCTGGTGCTGCGCATCAGGATCATGAACAACGAGGAGAACAAGTTccaggacgaggacgaggccGTCGACAAGATGGAGGACGACATGTTCCTGCGCTGCATTGAGGCCAACATGCTGTCGGACATGACGCTGCAGGGCATCGAGGCCATCGGCAAGGTGTACATGCATCTGCCGCAGACGGACAGCAAGAAGCGCATCGTGATCACCGAGACCGGAGAGTTCAAGGCCATTGGCGAGTGGCTGCTCGAGACGGACGGCACCTCGATGATGAAGGTGCTGTCCGAGCGCGACGTGGATCCCATTCGGACGTCGTCCAACGATATCTGCGAGATCTTCCAGGTGCTGGGCATCGAGGCGGTGCGAAAGTCCGTCGAGAAGGAGATGAACGCCGTGCTGCAGTTCTACGGCCTGTACGTGAACTACCGCCACTTGGCCCTCCTGTGCGACGTGATGACCGCCAAGGGCCATCTGATGGCCATCACCCGTCACGGCATCAACAGGCAGGACACCGGTGCCCTTATGCGTTGCTCCTTCGAGGAGACGGTGGACGTGCTGATGGATGCCGCCGCCCACGCAGAAACGGATCCCATGAGGGGTGTGTCCGAGAACATCATTATGGGCCAGCTGCCCAAGATGGGCACCGGCTGCTTCGACCTGTTGCTAGATGCGGAGAAGTGTCGCTTCGGCATCGAGATCCCCAACACGCTAGGCAGCAGCATGCTGGGCGGCGCCGCCATGTTCATCGGCGGCGGATCGACGCCGAGCATGACGCCACCAATGACGCCGTGGGTCAATTGCAACACGCCGCGTTACTTCTCGCCACCAGGTCATG TGAGCGCCATGACTCCCGGCGGACCCAGTTTCTCGCCTTCGGCAGCCTCGGATGCCTCCGGTATGTCGCCCAGCTGGTCGCCAGCTCATCCGGGCTCATCGCCCAGCTCACCGGGTCCCTCGATGTCGCCGTACTTCCCGACCTCGCCGAGCGTGTCTCCCTCATACTCCCCAACAAGTCCGAACTACACGGCCTCATCGCCCGGCGGAGCCTCTCCCAATTACTCGCCTTCGAGTCCGAACTATTCGCCGACATCGCCGCTATATGCGGCTGCAAGTCCACGTTATGCATCCACAACGCCTAACTTCAATCCCCAGTCGACGGGTTACTCGCCATCTTCGTCTGGATACTCTCCAACATCTCCGGTGTACTCTCCCACTTCGCACTTCCAGTCGAGCCCGTCATTTGCTGGCAGCGGTAGCAACATGTACTCGCCGGGCAATGCGTATTCGCCCAGCTCGTCCAATTATTCTCCCAATTCACCGTCCTACTCGCCGACATCACCATCCTACTCGCCGTCGAGTCCTTCGTACTCACCTACATCGCCTTGCTATTCGCCGACGTCGCCTTCGTACTCGCCTACGAGTCCGAACTATACGCCCGTTACACCCTCTTACTCGCCGACCAGTCCGAACTACTCAGCCTCGCCGCATTATTCACCGGCCTCGCCAGCTTACTCTCAGACAGGGGTGAAGTACTCGCCGACATCGCCCACGTACTCGCCGCCATCACCGTCGTATGATGGCTCGCCTGGGTCACCGCAATATACACCAGGATCGCCGCAGTACTCGCCGGCCTCGCCCAAGTACTCGCCGACCTCACCGCTCTATTCGCCCAGCTCACCGCAGCACTCGCCCTCGAACCAATACAGTCCCACAGGATCGACCTACTCGGCGACGAGTCCGAGGTATTCGCCCAACATGTCCATCTACTCGCCGAGCAGCACCAAGTACTCGCCCACCTCGCCAACGTACACGCCCACGGCCCGCAACTACTCGCCCACGTCGCCTATGTACTCTCCGACGGCGCCATCACACTATAGTCCCACAAGTCCGGCCTACTCGCCCAGCAGTCCCACGTTCGAGGAGAGCGACGACTGA